In Dehalococcoidia bacterium, a single window of DNA contains:
- a CDS encoding NAD(P)/FAD-dependent oxidoreductase, translating into MSNYDLIVVGGGPGGSAAAKEAADAGLKVVILERGRFCGEKNSSGFGLAPKAARDFDYIKDLDVPSLWPTKFGVMHIVEPTPSNSDRLTWGLTPPKRNSYPQASEYMVQIMYRPEFDQWMADKATSAGAELKLATLAHDVIKDGQNIVGVVDHHGNEYRAPVVIAADGAHSLMANKAGIRKRWDKDQITVLSTVDFEADPERLAEYCGDTNVHIFMGPDRGGYCTICRDGFHIGSRPAKTLQSEIDAGRNLSTRSVIDNVQLDFIQRLIKATRAHPREFQLHFLPWLKTFNERIYSGGLMLTGDAAGVPEPFMAEGVWQAMYSSRLAAQVAVRAHQDSDFSKEYFKQYMEELKASPVGVDFTSGTVLRDFFAAWTSQTFFDLFDNLADAMFYGMLTFAEPHAHGMLRVPAIMVDMIPQLLFMSRYYFPIAEEASRYKIKGFLAGTKMMAPMLKGMMQPPAGGE; encoded by the coding sequence ATGAGTAACTATGATTTGATAGTAGTGGGCGGCGGACCGGGAGGAAGTGCTGCTGCCAAGGAAGCAGCGGATGCCGGTCTTAAGGTGGTCATCCTCGAGCGGGGACGCTTCTGCGGCGAAAAAAACTCGTCTGGTTTTGGCCTCGCGCCTAAGGCCGCTCGGGATTTCGATTACATTAAGGATCTGGACGTACCATCGTTGTGGCCGACCAAGTTCGGAGTGATGCATATAGTCGAGCCCACGCCATCCAACTCTGATCGCTTAACCTGGGGTCTGACTCCTCCAAAGCGTAACAGCTATCCCCAGGCCAGCGAATACATGGTGCAGATAATGTACCGGCCTGAGTTCGACCAGTGGATGGCGGACAAAGCCACCTCGGCCGGTGCGGAGCTCAAGCTCGCCACCCTGGCGCATGACGTAATCAAAGATGGGCAGAACATTGTCGGTGTAGTTGACCATCATGGAAACGAGTACCGTGCGCCGGTGGTCATCGCGGCCGACGGCGCGCACTCCCTAATGGCCAATAAGGCTGGGATTCGAAAGAGATGGGATAAAGACCAGATAACCGTACTTTCCACTGTAGACTTCGAGGCAGATCCGGAGCGTCTTGCCGAATATTGCGGCGACACCAATGTCCATATATTTATGGGCCCAGACCGCGGCGGATACTGCACTATCTGCCGGGACGGATTTCACATCGGCTCCCGCCCAGCGAAGACGCTACAGAGCGAAATCGACGCAGGCCGAAACCTATCAACCAGATCAGTGATAGATAATGTTCAACTTGATTTCATTCAGCGCCTGATCAAAGCCACTCGTGCCCATCCTCGCGAGTTCCAGCTACACTTCCTACCGTGGTTAAAGACGTTCAATGAAAGGATCTACAGCGGTGGTCTGATGCTTACCGGGGACGCCGCAGGAGTGCCGGAGCCGTTCATGGCTGAGGGCGTGTGGCAGGCAATGTATTCGTCGCGGCTTGCCGCCCAGGTTGCAGTGCGAGCTCACCAGGATAGTGATTTCTCCAAGGAATACTTCAAACAATACATGGAGGAACTGAAGGCATCGCCAGTGGGTGTCGATTTTACATCCGGCACCGTGCTTAGAGACTTTTTTGCTGCATGGACGTCACAGACCTTCTTTGACCTCTTCGACAACCTTGCCGATGCCATGTTCTACGGTATGCTGACCTTTGCCGAACCACATGCACATGGCATGTTGCGAGTACCGGCGATTATGGTGGACATGATACCGCAACTGCTTTTCATGTCGCGCTATTACTTCCCTATAGCCGAAGAAGCCTCCAGATATAAAATTAAGGGTTTCCTCGCTGGCACCAAGATGATGGCCCCCATGCTGAAGGGTATGATGCAGCCACCTGCAGGAGGAGAGTAA
- a CDS encoding FAD-binding oxidoreductase, with protein sequence MSEKEELVAIVGDANVTDTPEALEAYSKDESFVRQVKPQFVARPQNVDEVQEIVKWANRTGTPLIPVSSGPPHFRGDTVPDQGGVVVDLSRMNRILRIDRRNRVAMVEPGVTFSDLKPEIEKQGMRLMIPLAPRVTKSVIASYLEREPILVPKCHWDMSDPLCCIEVVFGKGDLFRTGAAAGPGTLEEQWKSGQAQKSPLGPSQSDLFRVIQGAQGTLGIVTWATIRLELLPSIQELFMVGCENVNEIIDFVYWIQRLKLGDECLVLDRLNLASILEQDSESIEKLSAELPPYLLIYVVAGYDRFPEERVDYQSKDIKELAQRHGVHPVTALAGVNSTKLLKALSEPCPEPYWKLRYRGNSADIFFLTTLDRSPEFIKVMREAANETGFPATSIGVYIQPIQQGRSCHVEFNLAFDSISKTERASAGVTFDRASKAMMNQGAFFSRPYGTWPEMIRNQYAENVIALRKIKKIFDPNDIMNPGKLFF encoded by the coding sequence GTGTCTGAAAAAGAAGAGCTGGTAGCAATTGTAGGCGATGCGAATGTTACCGATACGCCGGAGGCCCTTGAAGCCTATTCCAAGGACGAGAGCTTCGTTCGCCAGGTGAAACCTCAGTTTGTGGCGAGACCCCAAAATGTCGATGAGGTACAGGAGATAGTGAAGTGGGCTAACCGGACGGGCACGCCCCTGATCCCGGTGAGCTCCGGCCCACCCCACTTCCGGGGCGATACCGTCCCGGACCAGGGAGGGGTTGTCGTGGATCTGAGCCGGATGAATAGAATACTGCGTATCGACCGCAGGAATCGCGTGGCCATGGTCGAACCGGGTGTTACTTTCAGCGACCTCAAACCTGAAATTGAAAAACAAGGTATGCGTTTAATGATTCCGCTAGCTCCGCGAGTTACCAAATCTGTCATCGCCAGCTACCTTGAGCGGGAGCCGATCCTGGTACCCAAATGCCATTGGGATATGTCCGACCCGCTTTGCTGCATAGAGGTCGTTTTCGGCAAAGGTGACCTATTTAGGACGGGAGCTGCGGCTGGTCCTGGCACGCTCGAGGAACAGTGGAAATCAGGGCAAGCCCAGAAGAGCCCTCTGGGCCCCTCCCAAAGCGACCTGTTCAGAGTGATACAGGGGGCTCAAGGTACGCTTGGGATTGTCACTTGGGCCACCATCCGGCTGGAGCTTTTACCGTCCATCCAGGAACTGTTCATGGTGGGCTGCGAGAACGTGAATGAAATCATAGACTTTGTGTACTGGATTCAACGGCTTAAACTAGGCGACGAATGTCTGGTCCTAGACCGGCTCAATCTGGCTTCGATTCTCGAGCAAGATTCGGAGTCTATCGAGAAACTCAGCGCTGAACTGCCGCCGTATCTCCTAATCTATGTAGTTGCCGGCTACGATAGATTCCCCGAGGAGCGGGTGGATTACCAATCAAAAGACATAAAGGAGCTTGCGCAAAGACATGGCGTTCATCCCGTAACCGCACTTGCTGGGGTAAATTCGACAAAGCTTCTTAAAGCGCTGAGTGAGCCTTGCCCCGAACCCTACTGGAAGTTGCGTTACAGGGGCAACAGCGCTGATATATTCTTCTTGACTACTCTCGATCGGTCCCCCGAGTTCATAAAGGTCATGCGTGAGGCCGCGAACGAAACAGGTTTCCCCGCAACCAGCATCGGCGTATACATACAACCGATCCAGCAGGGCCGATCCTGTCATGTAGAGTTCAACCTCGCCTTTGATTCGATTAGCAAAACGGAACGCGCAAGCGCAGGAGTTACATTCGACAGAGCTAGTAAAGCTATGATGAACCAGGGGGCATTCTTCTCAAGGCCTTATGGGACTTGGCCGGAAATGATTCGCAACCAGTACGCCGAAAATGTTATCGCGCTTAGAAAAATCAAAAAGATTTTCGATCCCAATGACATAATGAACCCCGGGAAACTATTCTTCTAA
- a CDS encoding pyruvate formate lyase family protein, with protein sequence MRETAKTIEGKKESERFKRIKQELLSTPVYLCPERAYLISDYFRHHDNRAEPMVIRKAKALRHLLRHKLVRIYPEELIVGNVGSQRISCVMQPELSSVFLSSDLLWIGRRKTNPLRIAWRDRLKLLFRVFPYWLVRNMPLRAFSPHFPQLLRYVVEQLNATFYLINEAGGIGHFLPNYEKMLKLGVKGYLEAMEGKEGDLHRASRICCEGLVEFARRLAQEAERLATEEKDAGRAAELNEISRICYKVPHGPAETFHEALQSLWLTHMAVNLEGLNSAISFGRMDQYLYPYYRRDLDKGRITREQAGELLLCFSAKATEHVFLLSEKVSQYHGGFLVVQAAIVGGIDREGNDAANDLTYLFLDVMEESGLRDPNYQARVHASSSQDYIRRVSEVAMKGNGVPALFNDEAAIASLVSHGYPLEEARNYGVVGCVELALPGNSFFSTDAALFNLPLSLELALNRGRRLKGRRRVGAATPDPTSFTSIDQVVDAFRVQVDYMVARMIGDLQVIEKGNRDYHPTPLSSMLVDGCLESGEDVTAGGALFNSSGIQGVGVADVADSLAALDEVVFQRHKYTMSQIIKAMRDNFASNPEIQAMLLNAPKYGNDHKLSDGYADTAARIFHSSLARHRNTRGGPYVPGFYSVTCHVAFGRRVGALPSGRSAGEPFAASLGSSNGRDRLGPTALLNSVAHVDSTLAPNGYALNLRFDPNTLAGDRGVNIMAALVKGFFDSGGMEMQLNVLDPEMLEDALRNPGKYPGLVVRVSGYCAYFDDLPEAAKQEIIARTRLGV encoded by the coding sequence GTGAGAGAAACTGCAAAAACCATTGAGGGCAAAAAGGAATCGGAGCGCTTCAAGCGCATAAAGCAGGAGTTGCTCTCCACACCGGTCTACCTATGCCCGGAGCGGGCATACCTCATAAGCGATTACTTCAGGCACCATGACAATCGAGCCGAGCCGATGGTGATTCGCAAGGCTAAGGCCCTACGCCATCTCTTGAGACACAAATTGGTGCGTATCTATCCTGAAGAGCTGATCGTAGGAAATGTGGGCAGCCAGCGCATCTCATGCGTTATGCAACCTGAGCTGAGCAGTGTTTTTTTAAGCAGCGACTTGCTATGGATAGGTAGGAGGAAGACCAATCCTCTGCGTATCGCCTGGCGCGACCGCCTAAAGCTGCTCTTTCGCGTCTTCCCTTATTGGCTCGTTCGCAACATGCCCCTTCGGGCCTTCTCTCCGCACTTCCCACAATTACTGCGCTACGTAGTAGAACAGCTTAATGCTACGTTCTACCTTATCAACGAAGCAGGTGGTATCGGACACTTTCTTCCCAACTATGAAAAGATGCTCAAGCTTGGCGTGAAGGGTTACCTGGAGGCTATGGAGGGAAAAGAAGGGGACCTCCACCGGGCATCGCGCATCTGCTGCGAGGGTCTGGTCGAATTTGCCAGGCGTCTGGCACAGGAGGCCGAGCGCCTAGCCACTGAGGAAAAGGATGCCGGGCGCGCCGCCGAGCTCAACGAAATATCGCGCATTTGCTACAAGGTACCACACGGCCCAGCGGAGACCTTCCACGAAGCCCTGCAGTCCCTATGGCTAACCCATATGGCGGTAAACCTGGAAGGGCTTAACTCCGCTATCTCATTCGGCAGGATGGACCAGTATCTCTATCCCTACTACAGGCGTGACCTGGATAAAGGAAGAATCACCCGGGAGCAGGCTGGCGAGCTTCTGCTCTGCTTCTCTGCCAAGGCGACCGAGCACGTCTTCCTCCTCTCGGAGAAGGTCAGCCAGTACCACGGCGGCTTCCTGGTGGTGCAGGCAGCGATTGTAGGCGGTATAGACCGAGAGGGGAATGATGCCGCAAACGATCTCACCTATCTCTTTCTCGACGTAATGGAGGAGTCCGGCCTGCGGGATCCCAACTACCAGGCGCGCGTTCACGCCAGTTCCTCCCAGGATTACATCAGACGGGTCTCGGAAGTGGCGATGAAAGGCAACGGGGTGCCTGCGCTCTTCAATGATGAGGCGGCTATAGCCTCCCTCGTTTCACACGGCTATCCCCTGGAGGAGGCACGCAACTACGGGGTGGTGGGATGCGTGGAGCTTGCCCTGCCGGGTAATAGCTTTTTCTCCACAGATGCCGCGCTCTTCAACCTTCCGCTCAGCCTTGAGCTTGCACTCAATCGTGGGAGGCGACTCAAGGGTCGCCGGCGAGTGGGCGCCGCCACTCCTGACCCAACCTCTTTTACCAGCATCGACCAGGTGGTTGATGCCTTCCGGGTGCAGGTGGATTATATGGTAGCGCGTATGATAGGTGACCTGCAGGTAATCGAGAAAGGGAACCGTGATTACCATCCCACACCGCTATCCTCCATGCTGGTGGATGGCTGCCTTGAGTCGGGGGAAGATGTTACTGCGGGGGGAGCCCTGTTTAACTCAAGCGGTATACAGGGGGTAGGGGTAGCAGACGTGGCTGATTCACTGGCAGCCCTCGATGAGGTGGTTTTCCAGCGCCACAAATATACCATGTCCCAGATAATTAAGGCAATGCGCGACAACTTCGCCTCTAATCCTGAGATCCAGGCCATGCTGCTCAACGCCCCCAAGTATGGGAACGACCATAAGCTATCCGATGGCTATGCCGATACAGCAGCGCGGATTTTCCACTCGTCTCTGGCTCGACACCGCAACACGCGTGGAGGCCCCTATGTGCCTGGATTCTACTCGGTGACATGTCACGTGGCGTTCGGGCGCAGAGTGGGCGCTCTACCCAGCGGAAGAAGTGCCGGGGAACCGTTCGCAGCCAGCCTGGGATCTTCAAACGGACGTGACAGACTGGGGCCCACTGCACTGCTCAACTCGGTGGCTCACGTAGACTCCACCCTGGCGCCCAACGGTTACGCCCTGAACCTGCGCTTCGACCCTAATACCCTCGCCGGTGATCGAGGAGTGAATATAATGGCCGCTCTGGTGAAGGGCTTTTTCGATTCAGGTGGAATGGAGATGCAACTGAACGTGCTCGACCCGGAGATGCTGGAGGATGCCCTACGTAACCCCGGCAAGTACCCGGGGCTGGTAGTGCGGGTATCGGGTTACTGCGCGTATTTCGATGACCTTCCCGAGGCCGCCAAACAGGAGATTATCGCCCGGACACGACTTGGGGTATAA
- a CDS encoding electron transfer flavoprotein subunit beta/FixA family protein has product MLNIVVTIKQVLDPEAPPSIFKIDPEAKRVIPAAGIPPVLNPYDENALEAALMIKEFHQSRITAISMGVRLARAVLRKCLAAGADELVILEDQAFDNLDGNATAHILAAAITKIGKYDLILTGRQAADTDAGQVGSGIAEILGIPSVTIAQKVEVDNGKMRVERVVSDGYQVVEAPLPALVTVSHELGQLRSVALRELKAAQDKPVQVWGCQDLGIAALPMRRTSMIDLYMPHRESKCDIVNGNNEEEAAANLALRLREARII; this is encoded by the coding sequence GTGCTGAATATCGTTGTTACTATTAAGCAGGTTCTTGACCCCGAGGCTCCGCCTTCTATCTTCAAGATCGACCCTGAGGCGAAACGTGTTATTCCCGCGGCCGGTATCCCTCCAGTTCTAAACCCCTACGATGAGAATGCCCTGGAGGCTGCTCTCATGATTAAAGAATTTCACCAGAGCAGGATAACCGCTATCAGTATGGGGGTAAGGCTGGCCAGGGCTGTGCTGAGGAAGTGTCTGGCTGCCGGCGCCGATGAGCTAGTTATTCTAGAGGACCAGGCCTTTGACAACTTAGACGGCAATGCCACAGCCCACATACTGGCCGCAGCTATTACTAAGATAGGCAAATATGACCTTATCCTTACCGGGAGGCAGGCAGCCGACACCGACGCTGGCCAGGTTGGCTCCGGCATTGCCGAGATTCTGGGAATCCCCTCTGTTACCATAGCCCAAAAAGTGGAGGTCGATAATGGCAAGATGAGGGTGGAACGGGTTGTTTCGGATGGCTACCAGGTGGTCGAAGCCCCCCTTCCGGCCCTGGTTACGGTGAGCCATGAGCTTGGTCAGCTACGGAGTGTTGCCCTGCGAGAGCTTAAGGCTGCTCAGGATAAACCTGTTCAGGTTTGGGGGTGTCAGGACCTCGGCATTGCGGCATTACCCATGAGGCGGACGAGCATGATAGACCTTTATATGCCGCACAGGGAATCGAAATGTGATATCGTTAATGGCAATAACGAGGAAGAAGCAGCAGCAAATCTAGCCCTCAGACTCAGGGAGGCCAGGATTATTTAA
- a CDS encoding FAD-binding oxidoreductase yields MSLAKKVYKSFESVVGPENISGDPAVLRSYMYQPFGNNKGVWADISPEAVLMPASTEEVVAVAKICNRHHIVFKAMSTGWGIHNLPGVEGAVLLDLRRMNRILEIDEKNMFAVVEPHVICMQLQVEAMKKGLNCHIIGAGSNTSVLASATSVVGYGPDGLSMGYSGRNLLGVEWVLPTGEVLKLGSLGADAGWFCGDGPGPSMRGIMRGWEGAWGGLGVFTKCAVKLFHWNGPPELEMKNAPPNYVLKEPLQFFKASLFSFPSLDQLAEAAYKLGESEIGYFICRLTPAFVGLQMTSGKNYVDMWQSGMMQQVLKYAFLFVIFGNSEREFDYQQKVLAQVLEETDGQVSPMSETKEMQEQTAITVLKVDAVVRSCFRSAGGFNTSFGAMDTVDLAINQIKAGAGLKEKYIKRGVIMDDGGDNSATLLFEQGHLAYTEVLIMYDHHDSESAQGALEYLAESNETCLKQGLGSPIFQISQVGTGKHGVFGPACFNYDAWLREIKKQLDPNNTCDPTAYISPDE; encoded by the coding sequence ATGTCCCTTGCCAAAAAAGTATACAAATCATTCGAGAGCGTAGTAGGACCGGAGAACATCTCTGGTGACCCGGCAGTGCTCAGGTCATACATGTACCAGCCTTTTGGTAACAATAAAGGCGTGTGGGCCGACATCTCGCCCGAGGCCGTGCTCATGCCTGCGAGCACAGAGGAGGTGGTTGCCGTCGCCAAAATCTGCAATAGGCACCACATAGTCTTCAAGGCCATGAGCACCGGGTGGGGCATCCACAACCTGCCAGGAGTCGAAGGGGCGGTACTACTGGATTTGCGCCGCATGAACCGCATTCTTGAGATTGACGAGAAAAACATGTTTGCGGTTGTCGAACCACACGTGATCTGTATGCAACTCCAGGTAGAAGCGATGAAGAAGGGGCTCAACTGCCACATTATCGGAGCGGGCTCCAACACTTCTGTACTTGCCAGCGCAACTTCAGTGGTTGGCTACGGGCCTGATGGACTCAGCATGGGCTACAGCGGCCGCAATCTCCTTGGCGTCGAGTGGGTGCTGCCCACGGGTGAGGTACTCAAGCTAGGATCACTTGGAGCGGATGCAGGCTGGTTCTGTGGCGATGGGCCAGGTCCCAGCATGAGGGGGATTATGCGGGGCTGGGAAGGAGCGTGGGGAGGGCTGGGGGTGTTCACCAAGTGCGCAGTCAAGCTGTTTCATTGGAACGGACCGCCTGAACTGGAGATGAAGAACGCCCCTCCCAACTACGTGCTTAAAGAGCCGCTCCAGTTCTTCAAGGCCTCGCTGTTCAGCTTCCCCAGCCTTGACCAGCTTGCCGAGGCAGCTTACAAGCTTGGCGAGTCGGAGATCGGCTATTTCATCTGCAGGCTGACCCCTGCGTTCGTGGGCTTGCAAATGACTTCCGGCAAGAACTACGTTGATATGTGGCAATCAGGCATGATGCAGCAGGTGCTCAAATATGCCTTCTTGTTTGTGATCTTCGGCAACTCAGAGCGGGAGTTTGATTATCAGCAAAAGGTTCTTGCACAGGTTTTGGAGGAGACTGACGGTCAGGTCTCCCCCATGTCTGAAACCAAGGAGATGCAGGAGCAAACCGCCATTACCGTGCTCAAGGTGGATGCGGTTGTACGCTCGTGCTTCCGTAGTGCGGGGGGCTTCAATACCTCGTTCGGAGCGATGGATACCGTAGACCTGGCCATAAACCAGATCAAGGCCGGAGCGGGACTAAAGGAAAAGTACATCAAGAGGGGCGTGATCATGGACGACGGGGGCGACAATTCCGCGACCCTATTGTTTGAGCAGGGCCATCTAGCTTATACTGAAGTGCTAATTATGTATGACCATCATGACAGTGAATCCGCGCAAGGAGCACTTGAGTACTTGGCGGAATCGAACGAGACATGCCTGAAACAGGGGCTGGGTTCGCCCATTTTCCAGATATCGCAAGTGGGGACGGGCAAGCACGGCGTGTTCGGGCCTGCGTGCTTTAATTATGATGCGTGGTTGCGCGAGATCAAAAAGCAGCTGGATCCAAACAATACGTGCGATCCTACTGCTTACATATCACCGGATGAATAA
- a CDS encoding (Fe-S)-binding protein, with protein MLLELNDYVGDMKRCARCSICKWPPLAQMKSWRFSQNCPSIARYNFYSYSGGGRMALGLALAEGKLDDVTDELLNIVYRCTSCGACDSSCKYNSELEVLWSIYSTRAHLVSMGNFLPEHLMIIESLRKEDNTMMQPKADRAKWAEGLNIRDLSQGGQAEVIYHAGCLYCYDPDLSSIARDAVTLLKQTGIDLGIMGSNETCCGSMAFQLGFQGEFIKFAESNIDDWNAAGAKRVVTSCACGFGIMKAVYPLLGKEMKFEVLHITQILDELIKEGKLQLSKSIPARVTYHDPCNLGRNSEQYVPWRGVEKKVLGQFILREPEKVVHRGWEGVYEPPRDIIRRVPGIELVEMERIREYSWCCGAGSGVKLSMDDFALWTASERIKEAKSVAAEAIVTACPWCERNFKDAIAQSGDHLMVYDIVELVKQAL; from the coding sequence ATGTTGCTTGAACTCAATGACTACGTTGGGGATATGAAGAGGTGCGCCAGGTGCTCGATCTGTAAGTGGCCACCTTTGGCTCAGATGAAAAGTTGGAGATTCTCTCAAAACTGCCCCAGCATCGCCAGGTATAACTTCTACTCGTATTCTGGTGGCGGCAGGATGGCACTGGGACTTGCCCTCGCTGAGGGTAAACTGGATGATGTGACGGACGAACTGCTGAACATAGTTTACCGCTGCACGTCATGCGGCGCGTGTGATTCTTCGTGCAAGTACAATTCCGAGCTGGAAGTACTATGGTCGATATACTCCACCCGTGCGCACCTCGTGAGTATGGGCAATTTCCTGCCCGAGCACCTTATGATTATCGAAAGTCTGAGAAAGGAAGACAATACCATGATGCAGCCCAAGGCTGACCGCGCCAAATGGGCCGAGGGCCTGAACATCAGAGACCTATCACAGGGCGGGCAAGCGGAGGTAATCTATCATGCGGGTTGTCTCTATTGTTACGACCCAGATTTGTCGTCGATAGCCAGGGATGCAGTGACCCTGCTTAAACAGACGGGAATCGACCTGGGCATTATGGGCAGCAATGAAACATGCTGTGGTAGTATGGCCTTTCAACTGGGCTTCCAGGGTGAATTCATCAAGTTCGCGGAGAGCAACATCGATGACTGGAATGCCGCTGGCGCCAAAAGGGTGGTCACCTCCTGCGCGTGTGGCTTTGGAATAATGAAGGCGGTGTATCCTCTACTGGGCAAAGAGATGAAGTTTGAGGTGCTGCACATCACCCAGATCCTTGATGAGCTAATTAAAGAGGGCAAGCTGCAGCTTTCCAAGAGCATCCCTGCACGCGTCACCTATCATGACCCTTGTAACCTGGGCCGCAACTCCGAGCAGTACGTGCCCTGGAGGGGTGTGGAGAAAAAGGTGCTAGGCCAATTCATCTTGAGGGAGCCAGAAAAGGTCGTGCATCGGGGCTGGGAAGGGGTCTACGAACCTCCCCGCGACATCATTAGGAGGGTTCCGGGGATCGAGCTAGTAGAGATGGAGAGGATAAGGGAATACTCCTGGTGCTGTGGAGCTGGCTCTGGAGTCAAGCTTTCCATGGATGACTTTGCCTTGTGGACTGCATCTGAGCGGATCAAGGAGGCTAAGTCAGTGGCAGCTGAAGCGATCGTGACCGCCTGCCCTTGGTGCGAGCGCAATTTTAAGGATGCCATTGCTCAATCTGGCGATCACCTGATGGTCTACGATATCGTGGAACTTGTGAAACAAGCGCTATAA
- a CDS encoding 4Fe-4S binding protein translates to MEKYSIEKRDLVTVIESPVDFISVDHEKCVGCKNCVIICGMNLWKIRDGKAILEKAYKKFCTECASCYAVCDYDAIDFTFPPGGYGIVYQRG, encoded by the coding sequence ATGGAGAAGTATTCGATAGAAAAGAGAGACCTGGTGACAGTGATCGAGTCGCCGGTAGATTTTATCTCGGTCGATCATGAAAAGTGCGTAGGGTGCAAGAACTGCGTGATAATCTGTGGTATGAACCTGTGGAAGATCCGAGACGGCAAGGCAATACTAGAAAAAGCCTACAAGAAATTCTGTACCGAGTGTGCATCGTGCTATGCCGTATGCGATTACGACGCCATCGATTTCACCTTCCCTCCAGGTGGATACGGGATCGTCTACCAGCGGGGCTGA
- a CDS encoding phosphoenolpyruvate carboxykinase: protein MEHILGKRFEPKKIIDNPTEGSLRNWALEHGGIISEFGNLSVTTKVRNRMAKLTEVILDQPDQEDTELIHNVLEYLKKKEVISLDRVMCSTRGFKRNCRLYVTAEYARLPLMWGHTLFPSKGKDPDFVALTVPEWPEKKVLVFPAAGLTIILGSDYKGENKKAMLRQVMYWAKKQGHLGLHAASKILRVYRGKELRDFGFLLFGLSGTGKTSLSCHSHWLGYPETVIIRQDDVVIFTEDGTAVGTEDSFYIKTDSLEPSSQPLLYSAALSPRAILENVFVHPKTGKVDFFDSSLTSNGRAMVKRRDIAFTDNSVDLEKVDFIVFITRRQDIMPPVARLSPEWAAAAFMLGESVETSAGDPTEAGKSLRVVGTNPFIVGSRTEEGNMFLEILRANPDIQCFFLNTGVVGGMVRGQKISVKDSVKIMEMIAKDKIKWARDDFWGYEVPVDIPDIEVDRFDLGNYYDDEQKTELSMSLKIERLNWLSQFPGLNGDIISAINP, encoded by the coding sequence ATGGAGCATATACTGGGAAAAAGGTTCGAGCCTAAAAAGATCATAGATAATCCTACTGAGGGAAGTCTTCGTAATTGGGCCTTAGAACACGGCGGGATCATCAGTGAGTTTGGCAACCTCTCTGTAACGACTAAAGTGCGAAACAGAATGGCAAAACTAACCGAGGTAATATTGGACCAGCCAGATCAAGAGGACACGGAGCTTATCCATAATGTCCTAGAGTATTTAAAGAAGAAAGAGGTAATATCACTAGACAGAGTCATGTGCTCAACACGGGGTTTCAAGAGAAACTGCAGGTTATATGTCACGGCCGAGTACGCTAGGCTTCCTTTGATGTGGGGCCATACCCTATTCCCATCCAAAGGGAAGGACCCCGATTTCGTAGCACTCACAGTGCCGGAGTGGCCTGAGAAGAAGGTACTGGTATTTCCTGCGGCCGGATTGACTATCATCCTCGGAAGCGACTACAAGGGTGAGAATAAGAAAGCCATGCTAAGGCAAGTGATGTACTGGGCTAAGAAGCAGGGGCATCTAGGTCTTCATGCGGCAAGCAAGATATTACGCGTATACAGAGGCAAGGAGTTGAGGGATTTCGGCTTTCTATTGTTCGGCCTCAGTGGGACCGGTAAAACTAGCTTGTCTTGCCATTCGCACTGGCTCGGCTATCCCGAGACAGTTATCATTCGGCAAGACGACGTAGTCATATTCACAGAGGATGGCACCGCTGTCGGTACTGAGGACTCCTTTTATATAAAGACGGATAGCTTGGAGCCTAGCTCTCAACCGCTACTCTACTCGGCTGCGTTGAGCCCCAGGGCTATATTGGAGAATGTCTTCGTACATCCCAAGACGGGAAAGGTCGATTTCTTCGACAGTAGTCTAACTTCTAATGGACGTGCAATGGTAAAGAGAAGGGACATCGCATTTACTGATAACAGCGTAGATCTGGAGAAGGTGGATTTTATCGTGTTCATAACTAGGAGACAAGATATCATGCCTCCAGTTGCCCGCCTCAGTCCCGAATGGGCAGCAGCGGCCTTCATGCTCGGTGAGTCCGTAGAGACATCAGCTGGTGATCCGACCGAGGCAGGCAAATCGCTCAGAGTGGTGGGCACAAACCCTTTCATAGTCGGTTCACGGACGGAGGAGGGGAATATGTTCCTTGAGATCCTCCGAGCCAATCCTGATATCCAGTGCTTTTTCTTGAACACAGGAGTTGTTGGAGGCATGGTTAGAGGGCAAAAGATCTCTGTAAAAGACTCAGTAAAAATAATGGAGATGATCGCCAAAGATAAAATCAAGTGGGCAAGAGATGACTTCTGGGGATATGAGGTGCCTGTGGACATACCCGATATCGAAGTGGACCGCTTTGATCTCGGGAATTACTACGACGATGAGCAGAAAACTGAGCTATCAATGAGCTTGAAAATTGAAAGATTAAACTGGCTTAGCCAATTCCCGGGTCTGAATGGAGATATTATCAGCGCTATCAATCCATGA